The DNA region CCTGCCGGTGTTGATCGTGGTGGGCCTGTTCACGCGAATTGCCGCCGTTGGCATGATCGGCTTCGTGTTCGTGCAATCGATCGTCGACATCACCGGCCACCACGCCGACGCTGAAACCATCGGCGCCTGGTTCGACCGCTTTTCCGATGCCACCATCCTGGATCAGCGCGCAATGTGGGTGTTCCTGCTGCTGTACCTCGTGGTCTACGGCGCCGGAAAGTTGTCACTGGATCAGGTGTTTGCCTCAAATAGGCGCGATTAGCACGACGAAGGCTATTGGCGGTCTGACGCTCTCGATTGCATGAAAGCCATGAAGTCAACCAGCGTGTCAGGGTCGCTGTACAGCCGCTCCACAACGCCCTTCATATGCCTACAAGCGTAACGGTAGCCCTGCTCACAGGCTCGCATGAACGCATCGAGCCCAGCGCGCCAATCGCCGCGCGCCATGTGGACATCACCCATGTGCGCTATCGCATACGCGTTGTCGGGTTGCTCTGCTAACACGGCTTCCCACAGGTGTTCCGCCGCATCAAGGTTGTCTTGCCGCAGGTAGTGCTCGGCCAAACTGAGGTTGGCGTTGATATGGAGCGGGTCAATGGCCAAAACACGCAGCAACGCAGCGTGACCACGGGCCACATCGCCTTGCTCCAAGTGGGCCCTGGCCAGCAGTGAATGCGCTTCGGTGTTTTCACTGAAGAACGTCAAGGCTTGGGACAGCAAGGCCTCGGCCGACGCGTAGCGCAAATTGTCGATACCACGCCTGGCGAAAGCCGTGAGTTCGTGTGAGGCAAAAACCGGCCACTTCGATGTGTTCGCGAGCAGTGGATCAAGCCGCTGCGCGATGTCGAAATGGTGTCGCGAATCCGAGAAGTTGTTCAACCTGACAAGCACCCTGGCCAACTGGTAGTGGCTGATGGCCGACACCGGATAAACCGCAACCGCCTCCCGAAGGTTGCGCTCTTCTTCGGAATGAAAAGAACGCGCGTTGTGGTAGTCAGCGCGCTCTCTGTAAAGCCAGGCCCAACCGCCGCACGCCACCGCCGTGTCATAGTGTTCGGTGCGGTGAAAACGGCGCTCTTCCGAACGTGCTTTGCGTTGCCAGAAGAAGCCGCGCAAAGTACGCAACAACGGCTCATTGGGGTATTGCTCGACCAAGTCCGAATAAAACGCCACATAGCGTTCATAGTTTTCACTGAAGGGTGGCAACACCGATTCAGCAATGCCCATCGACACGATGTAGGACGCAGGAAACTCCAACCTGAATTGCGCAACCCGGGCATTGAGTGCGTCTCGGTCTCGCGCGGTTCTCAAGGTTTCAAGGAGCAGCGCCGCCGCCGTCACCGTCGATCGGTAAGCCAACGACGTTTCGAGTTCGATCCGGGCTTGTTCAAGCAGGGGCGAGACGTCCTCAAGATAAGCGCGATCGAGCTCGCCACTGCGCACACGTCGGACGGTCGCCATCGAAAGCCGAAGTAGATGGTGACCCAAAGCCAAGCGCGCCTCGTGGCGATCAGGACTGTGTTCAACCCAACCGCGGAAGTGCGGCGTGTAATCGGCGTGGCCCAAACCCAGCGCACTGTAGGCGCTGTAGGCCAACGTCTCGCCGTCAGGCTCACGCTGAGCGCGACTTTCGAGGGCACTGAGACTCGCATTCAACTGATCGAATGCACCGTCACGCAGATGCATTCGATGCTGCTCGACGTCCGCCAACGTCACCGTATTGCGATGGCCTGCATGCCAATCGTCGTCTCGCTGGCAGGCCAAATCGGACATTGTCTGTGGATCGTCTAGGGACCCCGCCAGGGGGATCGCGTCGACGTTTGAGGCCTGACTCGGGTTTGCAGCATAAACGGCCTGTGTTGCCCACAACACCAAGACAGCGATTGCAATTGCGTTGCTCATGGTTTTTCTCAATCTGCTCAAAAACCTAGCGACGTTGCAAACGGATTTCTGAAGAACCAATCGGTCGGATTGGCTGCCAGTTGATCAATATCGGCTAGTGCTGCCTTGCAAGCACTTAGTGGCGATCCCGACAAACCATTGGGACGTTGCATCGAAACGGGCATATGTTTAACATGTTAAGCAATTGCCAGGAGCCGCTCATGCCGCACTTCACCTACGAGTACTCGGCCAACCTCGACGGCCGCCTCAACCACACCGCCCTGTGCCATCGCATTTTCGAGACCGCCATCGCCACCGGCTTCTTCGAGGTGGGCGCGGTGCGCGTGCGCGCGGTGCGGTGCGAGCACTACCACGTCGCCGACGCGCTGCCGGAGAACGCTTTTCTCGACCTGTCGTTGCGTATGGGCCAGGGCCGCGCCGACGCCGACCGCGCGGCGATCGGCGAGGCGCTGTTCGCCGCGCTGCAGGACGAGCTGGCGAACCAGCTCGCCACACCGCATTTCGCACTCTCGTTCGAGATCCGCGAAATCCAGTCGGCGTACAGCTGGAAGAAAAACGCGATTCACCCGCGCGTGCGGGCGGCCGGCGCCGCCCGGGACGCGACAGACGACGCCACCGACGGAGACCTTTCATGAGCGCCCTGGACGACAACCTGAAAACCGCCGACGCCCATCTCGCCCGGTTTCGCGCCGAGGGCGTGGCCCATTT from Pseudomonadota bacterium includes:
- a CDS encoding tetratricopeptide repeat protein; protein product: MSNAIAIAVLVLWATQAVYAANPSQASNVDAIPLAGSLDDPQTMSDLACQRDDDWHAGHRNTVTLADVEQHRMHLRDGAFDQLNASLSALESRAQREPDGETLAYSAYSALGLGHADYTPHFRGWVEHSPDRHEARLALGHHLLRLSMATVRRVRSGELDRAYLEDVSPLLEQARIELETSLAYRSTVTAAALLLETLRTARDRDALNARVAQFRLEFPASYIVSMGIAESVLPPFSENYERYVAFYSDLVEQYPNEPLLRTLRGFFWQRKARSEERRFHRTEHYDTAVACGGWAWLYRERADYHNARSFHSEEERNLREAVAVYPVSAISHYQLARVLVRLNNFSDSRHHFDIAQRLDPLLANTSKWPVFASHELTAFARRGIDNLRYASAEALLSQALTFFSENTEAHSLLARAHLEQGDVARGHAALLRVLAIDPLHINANLSLAEHYLRQDNLDAAEHLWEAVLAEQPDNAYAIAHMGDVHMARGDWRAGLDAFMRACEQGYRYACRHMKGVVERLYSDPDTLVDFMAFMQSRASDRQ
- a CDS encoding 5-carboxymethyl-2-hydroxymuconate Delta-isomerase, giving the protein MPHFTYEYSANLDGRLNHTALCHRIFETAIATGFFEVGAVRVRAVRCEHYHVADALPENAFLDLSLRMGQGRADADRAAIGEALFAALQDELANQLATPHFALSFEIREIQSAYSWKKNAIHPRVRAAGAARDATDDATDGDLS